The genomic interval GCAGAAAATGGCGCCCTATGTGGATATCTGGTGCCCGAACCGCAACGGCTATCTGTTGCACCAGGGCGCGGAAAAATTGGCCTTTCTGAAATCTACCGGTAGTACGGTGTGGACCTATGAATGCGAGGGCAATGCCAAACATCAATCGCCTCTGGGCTACTATCGCGCCCAATCCTGGCTGACCTGGTTCCGGGGCTTGACCGGCATCGGATTCTGGTCCTATTGCACGCACAACAAGAATCCCTGGTTCATGCCCGACGGAGGCCACGATTATCTTTTGATCTATTCAGGCAGAGGCGTGGTCTCCAGCAAACGGTGGGAGGCCATCCGCGACGGCATCGAAGAGTATGGCTTGCTCGTGCAGTTGCAGAAAGCGGTGGATGCGGCTGCCGCCAAGCCGGAGGCGGCGAAAGCGGTCGCGGCAGCGCGCAACATTCTCACCGAGCAGGCTTCGGTCCTCGCTCGCTATTGCGGACTGGACAAGGCCGGCACACTGCCGGGCATGGACGGCATGGCTGCTTTACGCACGCTCGAAGACCGTCGCCATCAAAAAATAACACAGGTGCGCAACAGCATGGCAAACGCATTCGACCAATTGTCCGAATACTCGACAAGCAAATAGTGGAATCGACCGGCAGGGGCCGTGTGATACCCGCCCCTGCCCGCTCATCTTTGCGATATCCCTGCACTCTTTCACCCGGTAAAAAGGTTTGATCAGTGAAACAACTGACTTGGCTCATCTTTGGGTTCTGCTTTCTATTGTCATGCGGAAAGCAGACCTTTCCCCCTGCCTCGGCGTATCATGTGCAAGTGCTGCAGGAAAGCCTGCAACCCGTGCGGCCGGGAGAGCCGGAAAAAAGGCCTTTCTGGAACAGCCGGGCGGTCAAGTTTATCCACGCCCCGGCCTTTGATTTCAAACCGGTCCAGCAGGCAGTAGGGTATCGTTTTACCGCCACCTCTGTCGTCGACGGTGCAGATTATATTTTCGCTGCGCAGCAACCCTGGGCCGCTCTTACGGAAGTATGGCAACGCCTGCCCATTGGGTACGTTCAATTAAAGGTGGAAGCCCTGGACCCGCAGGGCCAAGTGATGCAACTATGCGGCGCTAAAGAGTTTTACAAGGACACTGCATTTGCCGGACCCTATCAGTCCGCCGCACTGGATTATCGGGCGAGCGCCCTATCGGCCTGGTCTCATCTGTTCAAGCAAAAACATGTGCAGACATGGGCGCAGACGGGCGCACCGGATCCCGCCTATCCCCTTTACTGTTATCCAGCAAAAGTGATCGGCGCGGTCGTCTCCAGTATGGCGCGCTATGCGCGTCTGGCGCCGGCCGATTCAACGCAGGCCATCGCCATCGCCAGAAACGCCGCGGATTATCTGATCCGCATCAGCCAGCCGGCCGACAGTCCGCTCGCCTATTTTCCTCCCACTTACCACGGAGAGCAGCTGACCGCCGGCGCCTATGCGGGCCAGATCATGATTCCGTACGCCGCAGAAGCCGCCATGTACTATCTTGATCTCTTTGATGCGATTAACGACACCCGCTATCTGCAGGCAGCCCTGCGCATCGCCGGCACACTGAAGAAAATACAGCTTGGCTCAGGAACCTGGCATCTCAAAGTGCATGCGGAAAGCGGACAACCGGTTCAGCAAAACCTGAGCATCCCGATAACGATTATCGAGTTTTTTGACAGGCTGCACAGGCAATACCATATCGAAACCTATCAGGCCGCCGGCGATCACGCCTTGAAATGGATATTGGCCCATCCGGCCGTCACCTTCAATTGGGAAGGCCAATTCGAAGATGTAGAGCCCTCTCTGCCGTACGAAAATCTGACCAAGCATCAGGCCTGTTCTCTGGCCCTGTATCTGCTGGACCATGGCGAAAAATTTCCAGAGTCTAAGCCGCTCATCGCCGATCTTCTGCACTTTTCCGAAGATCTGTTCGTGATCTGGCAAAAACCCTTTGCCACCGCCTTATCCTTGACCAGAGGGCCTGCGGATGACTGGTTCACGCCCTGTGTGCTGGAGCAGTACCGGTGTTATCTGCCGGTTGATGCCAGTAGCGCTAAAATGATAGAGAGCTTTTCCAGATATTACGAGAAAACCGGGGACGAACTGTATCTGGCCAAGGCGGTTGCCCTGGCCAACAACATGACGCAGATACAGCAGCGCTACGGCGGCAGATACAGAACCTGGTGGCAAAAAACCGACGGCGGCTGGCAGCAGGACTGGATCAATTGCACCCATTACGACGCCGTGGTGATGCATGCCTTTGGTACGCTGTGCGCCGAGTTAAATCAATCGCTGAAGGAGCTAGATAAAAAACCGCTGGCTCTGCTGCTCTCCTCCCCTCCGCAACCGGCGATCATCCACGAACTTGTCAGAAGGTATCAGCAATGCGAGGAGTCGGCCTTGCGTTGCGAGTTGCTCAACGCCATTGCCCTGCTATCCAGCGATGCCGCAAGGCCTCTGGTCCTCAAAGCGGTTCAATCCAAGGATGCAGACCTGCGGGCTGCTGCCACAGCCTTATTGGGCGGTTTCGATGATGCGAAAGCCAAAGACTTTCTGCAGAACACGCTCGTTCACGGACCGCAAGCCATGCGCTCAGCCGCCGTGCACGCCTGTCTGCAGCTCGCTGAAAAAACAGCCGCGGCCAACCCGCCTGCGGCTGATCATTGGCGCCGTCTGGCGCTGCAGCATGCGACTGATCCTACAATGATCAGAGAAGCTTTGCTGGACATGGGAGATAAAACAGACAATCCTCTGGTTGCACTAAAAAAGGATGAAATGAAATCTCGTTTCCAAACCATGGCGCAAAAATTCGGCTTTGTCGTTCACTGGCATCTGGCCGGGCCGTTTCCGCTTGATGAAAATAATCTGCACAGCGATCACATCTCTGTTAAAAGCATCGACCTGTCCCAACCGTTGAGAGTGGGGACCAAAACCATGTCCTGGTCCGTTGTATCAGCCGATAATATTCAGGGCATTCTGCACTTGAGCGATTGGTTTGGATCCGTGCCGGGGGTGGTCTATATCTGCGCCGAAATGATCCTTCCCAGCCCGCAGGCGGCTCAGTTCAAGCTGGGAAGCAACGACGGCGTCACGATGTGGTTGAACGGCGTTAAAATTCATCATCATTCGAAAGGTCGGGTTCTCACCATCGATGAGGACCGAATCAACGTCACCCTGCGCCAGGGAAGAAACCGGCTGATGTTGCGGATCATGAATCTGGGCGGCGCCTGGCAGGCCTGTCTGCGCATCTGCGATGAACAGGGACTGCCGATGGATGGCAGCCGCTGGCCAGAGCTCTCCAACCCCTCACTAAAAAATTAACAAAGAAAGGAATTCTCGCATGCTATTCCCACGGTTGAAAAGGCTGATGATCGTCATGCTGATCATGGGTACAGGGCTTTATGCGGACGGCAAATTTTTACGAGGGGAAAACTGGCAAAGATTTTCCTATGAGGGTAAGCAGGCGGATTTTTATGTGGCCATGAACGGAAATGACAACTGGTCCGGCACTCTGGCAGAACCCAACGCCGCGAAAACCGACGGGCCGTTTGCGACGCTGAAACGGGCGCAAACCGCGGTACGGGCATTGAAACAGCGCGTGTACAAACCCAAAGAAGCCTCTGTGGAAAAACGTTTCATCGGATCTCCCCACCCTTTTGGCGAGGGCAAGGACATCCTCGTCTATGTGCGCGAAGGTTTTTATCCCCTGGACAACCCATTGCAGTTCACTCCGGAGGACGGCGGTGAACGCGTGCAGACCAATCTGCCCACCGGCGCCTTCGAATACCACCAACTCAAAGAGCACTATGTTACCTGGGCAGCCTTTCCGGGAGAAAAGGCGGTGATCACCGGCGGCAGACCGGTCGGAGAATGGCAGAAAAAGCAAAACCACTGGGTCAGCCGGGTAGACCTTGCCGAGGTGCGGACGCTGGTGGTGAACGGCGCCACCCAGCCGCTGGCGCGTACGCCGAACAGCGGTTATTTCACGCCGGCCGAACATCCGACCTCCACCCAGGCGTTCCAGTACCGCCGCGGCGATGTGCGCGCGTGGCCGGACCTGGAGGGCAACCGGATCATCATGCTGCTGCGCTGGCACACGGGGCGCAACTCGATCAGTCGCATCGACGAGAAAAAACGGACGATCCATCTCAGCATGGAACAGGACGGCATCGTGGTCGTGCCGCCGCGCTATTACATTGAGAACGTTAAATCGCTGATGGATGGCCCCGGAGAGTGGTTTTTCGACAAATCCTCGAGTGAATTATCCTTCATCCCACCGGCGGGCGTTGAAGACCCCAATACGCTTCACTGCATGGTCCCTGATCTGAATCAACTGGTGTCTGTGGTGGGCACGCGGGAAAAACCGGTGCGCAATCTTCGCTTCTACGGCCTCGGCTTTACCGGCGTCACCCCCGGGAGCGATGCGATCCGGTTTGAATACGCGCACTATTGTGAATTGGTCGATGGACAGCTCAGCGCTATGGATGGCCAGGCTGTCCGCCTCGGGCTTGGCAGCTATCAAGTCCGCGTCCTCGGCAACCACATCACCAACATCCAGGGCAGCGCCATCACCGCGGTCGGCCAAGCGCACCCGGAGCATTGGATGGACATTGTGCGTGAGAATATTCTATCCTACAATTACATCGACGGCGCCGGCGGCGCAGCCATCGGCGCGCATAACTGCCTCAACACGACCATCTCGCACACTGAGGTGACCAACAATCACGGCCGCACCGCCATCTCCGTCGGCGCCTGGTCCAATCTGGAAGAGGCGATTGACGGCGGCTATCGCGTGGAATTCAACCACGTCCATCATGTTCAGTCGCTGGCTGATGATTCCGGCGCCATCACCACCGCCGGATTCACCCATGACTCCGTCATCCGCAACAACCTCATCCATCATGTCAAAGCCGGCTATTTTAACAACAATGTAGCCATCTGGTTCGACAACATGTCGCTGAACTGGGTCGCGCGCGACAACATCATGTACGCGCTGGATCAGGATGAGATGAAGCTGTGCGCCGCCAACCTGGTGGACAACCTGTATTACGACAACCATGTCATCGAAACGCCGGCGAAGGAGCCGGAGGGCATTCTCACCGGCGAGCCCGAATTCACCTACAACGATCTGCGCATCACCAGCGCGGTCACCGGCTCGGCGGAAGAGTTTTACACCGGCGATTACTTGCGGGTGTCCGCCGCGGCGACCAACCTTGGCGCCACCGGTTTTAGCTCCATCGATCTCTATGTGGACGGCAAGGTGGAACAAAGTAAAAAATTCCCAGTGATAAAAAACAACACGCGCACCGTGGAATTCGAAACAAGGTTTGCCGAACCCGGCGAACATCATGTGGCGATCGCGGGCACGCCTTATCAGCGCATCACGGTTAAAGGCCCGCGGACGATTGCGTTGTATGATTCGCTGCATCTGTCCACCGATTATCTGCCGGCCGGAGAGGAACTGGAAATCTCCGTCCTGGTGCGGAATATTCAGAAACAAGACGGCGCAGTGACCGTGCCGCTGCTGATCAACGATCAGGTGGTCGAGTCGCAAAGCGTGCAATTGCCGGCCGGAACATCGGCCCAGGTCCGGTTCAAGCGGAAACCGCAGCCCGGCCGCTATGCCATTCGCGCAGGCCAGACCCCCGCGCTGCCGCTGACGGTCTATCCCCATGCTCCGATCAACATCGCGGCAGCCGACCTGCTCGAATACTGTTCAGCCACAGCCAAACCCTGTTCCTTTGCCGTTGATCGCAAGCAGAACCACTTTGTCCTGCAGGCGTCCGGAACGGATTTCATGCACGGCGAGGATTCCTACGGTACAGTGTATTTTAAA from bacterium carries:
- a CDS encoding HEAT repeat domain-containing protein; this encodes MKQLTWLIFGFCFLLSCGKQTFPPASAYHVQVLQESLQPVRPGEPEKRPFWNSRAVKFIHAPAFDFKPVQQAVGYRFTATSVVDGADYIFAAQQPWAALTEVWQRLPIGYVQLKVEALDPQGQVMQLCGAKEFYKDTAFAGPYQSAALDYRASALSAWSHLFKQKHVQTWAQTGAPDPAYPLYCYPAKVIGAVVSSMARYARLAPADSTQAIAIARNAADYLIRISQPADSPLAYFPPTYHGEQLTAGAYAGQIMIPYAAEAAMYYLDLFDAINDTRYLQAALRIAGTLKKIQLGSGTWHLKVHAESGQPVQQNLSIPITIIEFFDRLHRQYHIETYQAAGDHALKWILAHPAVTFNWEGQFEDVEPSLPYENLTKHQACSLALYLLDHGEKFPESKPLIADLLHFSEDLFVIWQKPFATALSLTRGPADDWFTPCVLEQYRCYLPVDASSAKMIESFSRYYEKTGDELYLAKAVALANNMTQIQQRYGGRYRTWWQKTDGGWQQDWINCTHYDAVVMHAFGTLCAELNQSLKELDKKPLALLLSSPPQPAIIHELVRRYQQCEESALRCELLNAIALLSSDAARPLVLKAVQSKDADLRAAATALLGGFDDAKAKDFLQNTLVHGPQAMRSAAVHACLQLAEKTAAANPPAADHWRRLALQHATDPTMIREALLDMGDKTDNPLVALKKDEMKSRFQTMAQKFGFVVHWHLAGPFPLDENNLHSDHISVKSIDLSQPLRVGTKTMSWSVVSADNIQGILHLSDWFGSVPGVVYICAEMILPSPQAAQFKLGSNDGVTMWLNGVKIHHHSKGRVLTIDEDRINVTLRQGRNRLMLRIMNLGGAWQACLRICDEQGLPMDGSRWPELSNPSLKN
- a CDS encoding DUF1349 domain-containing protein; its protein translation is MLFPRLKRLMIVMLIMGTGLYADGKFLRGENWQRFSYEGKQADFYVAMNGNDNWSGTLAEPNAAKTDGPFATLKRAQTAVRALKQRVYKPKEASVEKRFIGSPHPFGEGKDILVYVREGFYPLDNPLQFTPEDGGERVQTNLPTGAFEYHQLKEHYVTWAAFPGEKAVITGGRPVGEWQKKQNHWVSRVDLAEVRTLVVNGATQPLARTPNSGYFTPAEHPTSTQAFQYRRGDVRAWPDLEGNRIIMLLRWHTGRNSISRIDEKKRTIHLSMEQDGIVVVPPRYYIENVKSLMDGPGEWFFDKSSSELSFIPPAGVEDPNTLHCMVPDLNQLVSVVGTREKPVRNLRFYGLGFTGVTPGSDAIRFEYAHYCELVDGQLSAMDGQAVRLGLGSYQVRVLGNHITNIQGSAITAVGQAHPEHWMDIVRENILSYNYIDGAGGAAIGAHNCLNTTISHTEVTNNHGRTAISVGAWSNLEEAIDGGYRVEFNHVHHVQSLADDSGAITTAGFTHDSVIRNNLIHHVKAGYFNNNVAIWFDNMSLNWVARDNIMYALDQDEMKLCAANLVDNLYYDNHVIETPAKEPEGILTGEPEFTYNDLRITSAVTGSAEEFYTGDYLRVSAAATNLGATGFSSIDLYVDGKVEQSKKFPVIKNNTRTVEFETRFAEPGEHHVAIAGTPYQRITVKGPRTIALYDSLHLSTDYLPAGEELEISVLVRNIQKQDGAVTVPLLINDQVVESQSVQLPAGTSAQVRFKRKPQPGRYAIRAGQTPALPLTVYPHAPINIAAADLLEYCSATAKPCSFAVDRKQNHFVLQASGTDFMHGEDSYGTVYFKKPVKGNFVATVKLIAFGEKTNPWFRAGLFVRNDMRKSFDTGKASLGSVLWFVTPGRVGMNWDRYGDGAMHWASSENHPRMEPYPMWLKLVRHGNRFSGFVSYDGVQWTIMRQTEEIPGIAEAVHLGLAAGSCDEKSYKVEFADFQVSVEKEGWK